From one Larimichthys crocea isolate SSNF chromosome XVIII, L_crocea_2.0, whole genome shotgun sequence genomic stretch:
- the f5 gene encoding coagulation factor V isoform X2 — translation MRLCSWAGAWHLLLVLVLLYVFHVKASEHEPRERHYYIAAVEIDWKYSGNDTDRFSPIYKKVVFREYEKDFKQAKTHPAWLGLLGPTLRAEEGETIVVTFRNMATEPYSIHPHGVAYGKQSEGANYFDNTSQKEKEDDVVQPNREHVYSWEVTSDVSPRPNDPTCLTYSYISHQNVVRDYNSGLIGTLLVCKPGSLDVSGKQIGVHNEYVLLFGVFDEKESKYSPKSHSSDDHVKYTINGYTKGSLPDVSLCAYAPVSLQLLGMSSEPEVFSVHINGQVLQQTGHKVSSVGLISGSSTTASMVALHTGRWLLSSHTIKHMEAGMHGFVDVKECDGFQAPRRRLSIAQKQQSTEWTYHIAAEEIVWDYAPNMPEHIDENFKSKYLRQSSTRIGGKYKKAVYTLYKDESFTEKLETKQRKNELGILGPVIRAQIRDVIKIVFKNKASRPYSIYPHGLSIEKSEEGVNYPAGGNQSHAVQPGETHTYEWKVLEEDTPLEKDSRCLTRMYHSAVDTPRDIASGLIGPMLICKSQSLNVRNVQLRADKEQHAMFAVFDENKSWYLDDNIRQYCDRSKVNKADPDFHKSNVMHTINGYVFESGPILGFCNGEVATWHVSSIGAQEYIQTATFYGHTFELNDRKEDILSLYPMTGETISMNMDNFGVWLLASLNSHETTKGVRIMFQDVECYRDHVYEYTEEEGLESNIEFNEWRPQSFDEWKKKEATPKPQKNIVAEEGDLTAMYAQELGLRSLGNQSGISDVEKLDLSFLNNYDDIDVLNGDSNITLYFTEKKSENETSIPKENVINATLLQNWKELDRQNLTEVNLLNQSISENTTHMQNRSRQSSSMYKTENTTVFHSLNMSLNNNSITTNSSTSVVSDLDNVTVTDTKNIIVHNASALLVAQNVSAEIINVTVDNLTSILETEKMTVTLTGDNQTSVDIILVEDSEERLTRGDVFSPPDLSTSNLNSTLKSNVTLLSRNTTEENKNNTVANHVNMSADGLNHLLSIPSTDVVEGDISKMVGRTLTFFEVDVESTGKKTSDNNSLITATEPEYGLQMNSSENVTLPANSSLENVTYILFEAGPFQNVTMNISISNSSDGISSESRENITAPLAESNHTFSVDSFSNETMVSGNLSVSGNAASKSSSEMLSGSESSEEVLIYIKGNNTNLIKTTAVKTQGHNWTYEGTHQMVPMEIPDYMMKYFGKETPLTTPTPKKIRKVNLRQRPQKGHGMKTKRRKEYKPQARSGLPSPRGFNPFMTPRGARPNIPQPVSDEEDLINIPVVIGVPRPDFSNYELYIPGDEPEHLGLDEQDVKADEYEYVVYKDPYSSHEDIKNAYLDETTKYFLQQTSTSVKMYFIAAEEVEWDYAGYGQKRQEKSQLNSRETKFTKVVFRSYLDSSFNRPEVRGEIDEHLGILGPVIKAEVDQTIMVVFKNNAKRPYSLHPNGVTYSKQAEGLNYEDRSKYWHKYDNEVQPGRNYTYIWKVNSMVGPTQEESHCRTWAYYSGVNPERDIHSGLIGPLLVCRKGTLNRELPDMRQFMLLFMTFDESQSWYFDKNYEMMQRKNRRRVMDPKLKENLKFHSINGIIHNLKGLRMYTNQLVCWHLINMGSPKDLQSVHFHGQTFLHKKTTSYRQAVHPLLPGSFATLEMYPSKPGLWQLETEVGFNQQKGMQTLFLVLDNDCYRPLGLQSGSVKDEQITAINTRGYWEPYLARLNNQGKYNAWSTEQNSSWIQVDFQRPVVISQVATQGARQLFQTQFVEKYTISYSTDRRKWTFYKGDSNDFRKVFIGNKEAHDIKKNTFFPPLIGRFIRLHPISWYNKATVRMEFYGCELDGCSVPLGMESGLIEDHRITASSTASSWYSGPWRPSLARLNRQGTVNAWQAKQNDMNQWLQVELQRVKKITGIITQGAKSLGNKMYVVSYTLQYSNNGRHWIPYSDDEDVTAKTFFGNTDNNDHVKNYIYPPIFTRFIRIIPTSWMSSITMRIELLGCEFE, via the exons ATGAGGCTCTGTTCCTGGGCTGGAGCATGGCATCTCCTGCTCGTCCTGGTTCTTCTGTATGTTTTCCATGTGAAAGCGTCCGAGCATGAACCAAGAGAGAGACACTATTACATTGCTGCTGTTGAAATAGACTGGAAGTACTCTGGGAATGACACAGACAG GTTTAGTCCCATCTATAAGAAAGTGGTCTTTCGAGAGTATGAGAAAGACTTCAAACAGGCTAAGACTCATCCCGCCTGGTTAG GACTACTTGGACCCACACTGAgggcagaggagggggagacgATTGTCGTCACTTTCAGAAACATGGCGACTGAGCCGTATAGCATCCACCCACATGGGGTTGCTTATGGAAAACAGTCAGAAG gagCCAACTACTTTGACAACACatcacagaaagagaaagaggatgaTGTAGTGCAGCCTAACAGGGAGCACGTTTACTCCTGGGAGGTGACGTCAGATGTTTCTCCACGGCCCAATGATCCTACCTGCCTCACCTACTCCTATATCTCCCACCAAAATGTTGTCCGTGACTACAACTCTGGCCTTATTGGTACTTTACTCGTCTGCAAGCCAG GCAGTCTGGATGTGTCAGGAAAACAGATCGGCGTCCACAATGAATATGTTCTTCTCTTTGGAGTTTTTGATGAGAAGGAGAGCAAGTACAGCCCAAAAAGCCATTCCTCAGACGACCATGTTAAATATACCATCAACGGATACACAAAGGGATCACTGCCTG ATGTTAGTCTATGTGCCTATGCCCCTGTGAGCCTGCAGCTGCTGGGTATGAGCTCAGAGCCTGAGGTATTCTCAGTGCACATAAACGGGCAGGTGCTGCAGCAGACTGGCCATAAAGTATCATCTGTGGGCTTGATCAGCGGCTCCTCTACCACTGCAAGCATGGTGGCTCTCCACACAGGCCGCTGGCTGCTCTCCTCACACACCATCAAACATATGGAAG CTGGCATGCATGGTTTTGTGGACGTGAAAGAGTGTGATGGCTTCCAAGCACCCCGGCGAAGGCTGTCcattgcacaaaaacaacaaagcacgGAGTGGACATACCACATCGCTGCAGAGGAAATTGTCTGGGACTATGCACCCAACATGCCTGAACACATTGATGA GAACTTCAAGTCAAAGTACCTGAGGCAGTCATCAACACGCATAGGTGGGAAGTACAAGAAGGCAGTCTACACACTGTACAAAGATGAGTCATTCACTGAAAAGTTAGAGACCAAGCAGAGGAAAAATGAGCTTGGAATCTTGGGCCCAGTGATCAGAGCGCAAATCAGAGATGTTATCAAG atTGTCTTTAAGAACAAGGCCTCCAGGCCCTACAGCATCTATCCACATGGACTGAGCATAGAGAAGTCAGAAGAGGGAGTCAACTACCCAGCAGGAG GCAACCAGTCTCATGCTGTTCAgccaggtgagacacacacttATGAATGGAAAGTGCTTGAAGAGGACACGCCTTTGGAGAAAGACTCTCGATGTCTGACACGAATGTACCACAGTGCAGTGGACACACCACGTGACATCGCCTCAGGACTGATAGGACCAATGCTAATCTGCAAGAGTCAGTCCCTCAATGTTAGGAATGTACAG CTGAGAGCAGACAAAGAGCAGCATGCCATGTTTGCTGTGTTCGATGAGAATAAGAGCTGGTACCTGGATGACAACATTCGCCAATACTGTGATCGTTCCAAAGTGAACAAGGCAGACCCAGACTTTCATAAATCCAATGTCATGCACA CGATTAACGGTTATGTGTTTGAGAGCGGCCCAATCTTAGGCTTCTGCAATGGTGAGGTTGCAACGTGGCATGTGTCCAGCATTGGAGCACAAGAGTACATCCAGACAGCAACGTTCTATggccacacatttgagctcaaTGATCGGAAAGAGGACATTCTCAGCCTCTATCCTATGACTGGAGAGACCATCTCTATGAACATGGACAACTTTG GTGTCTGGCTTTTGGCTTCACTAAATTCCCATGAGACGACCAAAGGAGTGCGCATAATGTTTCAGGATGTTGAGTGTTATCGGGACCACGTGTACGAGTACACTGAAGAAGAAGGTCTAGAGTCGAACATAGAATTTAATGAGTGGCGCCCTCAGAGCTTTGATgaatggaagaagaaagaagcaacGCCGAAACCCCAAAAAAACATAGTGGCGGAGGAAGGTGACTTGACAGCAATGTATGCACAGGAATTAGGTCTCAGGTCTCTGGGGAATCAGTCTGGTATCTCAGATGTAGAGAAGCTGGACCTTTCTTTCCTCAACAACTATGATGATATTGATGTGCTCAATGGAGATTCGAATATCACTCTTTacttcacagagaaaaagagtgaaaatgagACCTCGATTCCaaaggaaaatgtaataaatgcaac attatTACAAAATTGGAAAGAGTTGGACAGACAAAACCTTACGGAAGTTAATCTGCTAAACCAAAGTATCAGTGAGAAtacaacacacatgcagaacagAAGTAGACAATCAAGTTCTATGTATAAAACAGAGAACACAACTGTTTTCCATAGTCTAAATATGTCActtaataataacagtataaccACAAATAGCAGTACTTCTGTCGTCTCAGATCTTGATAACGTTACAGTGACTGACACAAAGAACATAATAGTTCACAATGCTTCAGCTTTGTTAGTGGCTCAAAATGTATCTGCAGAGATTATCAACGTTACGGTTGATAATCTTACTTCTATCTTGGAGACTGAAAAAATGACTGTAACGTTGACTGGTGATAACCAGACTTCTGTGGACATAATCTTGGTGGAGGACTCTGAGGAGAGACTCACCAGAGGGGATGTGTTCTCTCCACCCGATTTGAGCACCAGCAATCTAAACAGTACGCTAAAGAGCAATGTCACCCTTCTGTCACGCAATACtacagaggaaaataagaataaCACAGTGGCCAACCATGTTAACATGTCAGCAGATGGATTAAACCATTTATTGTCTATTCCATCAACTGATGTTGTAGAGGGTGACATCAGCAAAATGGTTGGGCGCACCTTGACCTTTTTTGAGGTGGACGTGGAGAGCACAGGCAAGAAAACCAGTGACAATAACTCTCTGATCACAGCAACAGAGCCAGAGTACGGACTTCAAATGAATTCCTCTGAAAATGTGACTCTTCCAGCTAATTCCAGTCTTGAAAATGtaacatatattttgtttgaagCTGGGCCCTTCCAGAATGTGACAATGAATATATCCATATCAAATTCATCAGACGGGATTAGTTCAGAGAGTAGGGAGAATATCACAGCTCCTCTTGCCGAGTCGAACCACACATTCTCAGTGGACAGTTTCTCCAATGAGACTATGGTTTCAGGTAACTTATCTGTCTCTGGCAATGCAGCAAGTAAGAGCTCTTCCGAGATGCTAAGTGGCTCAGAGAGTAGTGAGGAAGTGCTTATCTACATTAAAGGAAACAATACAAATTTGATTAAAACCACTGCTGTCAAAACACAAGGACACAACTGGACTTATGAAGGAACTCACCAAATGGTACCCATGGAGATTCCTGATtacatgatgaaatattttggaAAAGAGACCCCACTAACAACGCCAACTCCAAAAAAGATCAGAAAGGTGAACCTCCGACAAAGACCTCAGAAGGGCCATGgcatgaaaacaaagaggaggaaggaataCAAGCCTCAGGCCAGGAGTGGCTTACCATCTCCTCGTGGATTCAATCCATTCATGACCCCACGTGGAGCACGACCCAATATACCACAACCTGTCTCTGATGAGGAGGATCTCATTAACATACCTGTGGTCATCGGTGTGCCCCGGCCTGATTTCAGTAACTACGAGCTATATATTCCTGGGGATGAACCAGAGCATCTAGGGCTGGATGAGCAAGATGTGAAGGCAGATGAATATGAGTATGTGGTCTACAAAGACCCCTACAGCAGTCATGAAGATATCAAGAACGCCTACCTGGACGAGACCACTAAATATTTCTtacaacaaacaagcacaagTGTCAAGATGTATTTCATTGCTGCAGAGGAGGTTGAGTGGGACTATGCTGGCTACGGACAGAA GAGGCAAGAAAAGTCGCAACTAAACAGCCGAGAGACAAAGTTCACAAAAGTGGTTTTCCGAAGTTACCTGGACAGTAGCTTCAACAGACCTGAAGTCCGTGGAGAGATAGATGAGCATCTAGGCATCCTGGGACCTGTCATCAAGGCAGAAGTTGATCAAACTATCATG GTGGTGTTCAAGAACAATGCCAAACGTCCATACTCCTTACATCCAAACGGGGTTACCTATTCCAAGCAGGCAGAGGGTCTTAATTATGAGGATAGATCTAAGTACTGGCATAAATATGACAATGAGGTTCAACCTGGTAGGaactatacatatatatggaAGGTCAATTCCATGGTTGGGCCAACACAAGAGGAATCTCACTGCCGTACATGGGCCTACTATTCAGGTGTTAATCCT GAAAGGGACATACACTCTGGCTTGATTGGGCCTTTGCTGGTGTGTCGAAAGGGCACCCTGAACAGAGAGTTACCAGACATGAGGCAGTTCATGCTGCTTTTCATGACCTTTGATGAGTCGCAGAGCTGGTACTTCGACAAGAACTATGAGATGATGCAGAGGAAAAACcgaaggagagtgatggaccCCAAACTGAAGGAGAACCTAAAGTTCCATT CCATCAATGGCATTATACACAACTTGAAGGGCTTGAGAATGTACACTAACCAGCTCGTGTGCTGGCACCTGATCAACATGGGCTCTCCCAAAGACCTTCAGAGTGTTCACTTCCACGGACAGACGTTCCTCCACAAGAAGACCACCAGTTACAGACAGGCTGTCCACCCACTACTACCTG GGAGCTTTGCTACTCTGGAGATGTATCCATCCAAACCTGGCCTATGGCAGCTGGAGACAGAAGTTGGTTTCAACCAGCAGAAGGGCATGCAGACCCTCTTCCTGGTTCTAGATAATG ACTGCTACCGTCCACTGGGTCTACAATCCGGCAGCGTAAAAGATGAACAGATCACAGCAATCAACACTAGAG GATACTGGGAGCCCTATCTTGCCAGATTAAACAATCAGGGTAAATACAATGCATGGAGCACAGAGCAGAACTCCAGCTGGATTCAG GTGGACTTCCAGAGGCCAGTTGTGATCAGCCAGGTGGCCACACAGGGAGCCAGGCAGCTGTTCCAAACCCAGTTTGTGGAAAAGTACACTATCTCCTACAGCACCGATCGTCGCAAGTGGACCTTCTATAAGGGCGACAGCAATGATTTCAGGAAG GTATTCATTGGAAACAAGGAAGCCCAtgacataaagaaaaacaccttctttcctcctttgaTTGGGCGCTTCATTAGGCTCCACCCTATCAGCTGGTACAACAAGGCTACAGTCCGCATGGAATTCTATGGCTGTGAGCTTGATG GCTGCTCAGTGCCTCTGGGGATGGAGAGTGGACTGATAGAAGACCATCGCATCACAGCCAGCTCCACAGCTTCCAGCTGGTACTCTGGGCCCTGGAGACCCTCCCTTGCACGCCTCAACAGACAAGGCACTGTCAATGCATGGCAGGCTAAG CAAAATGACATGAACCAGTGGCTTCAGGTGGAGCTGCAACGAGTCAAGAAAATCACAGGTATCATAACACAAGGAGCCAAATCTCTGGGAAATAAGATGTACGTTGTCTCCTACACTCTGCAGTACAGTAATAATGGGAGACACTGGATACCGTACTCAGATGATGAGGATGTCACTGCCAAG ACTTTTTTTGGAAATACTGACAACAACGACCACGTGAAAAACTACATCTACCCTCCTATTTTCACCCGCTTCATCCGAATCATCCCGACAAGCTGGATGAGCTCCATCACCATGAGAATAGAGCTACTAGGCTGTGAATTTGagtga